The following proteins come from a genomic window of Brevibacillus antibioticus:
- a CDS encoding ABC transporter permease, with protein MKQLGSLLLAEIIKEHRHSFHSKMIYFSLLVWPVINFVTAYYSFAPFRMGADSPLARFISYEQLPLFLLTGYLGYIFYWCLVQSSWQMSFERQAGTMEMIFISPVNRLAFLYGRSLSSLIEGVWLFFCFALLALYFVDGIQLSGWWAPPLAFLILLVSAIVWGGFLCVLFLFSRDSSFLYTVLDEPMLIFSGVRLPPMAFPVWAKVISFCFPLTYALQLIRELLMEGASLQTMLPSMGLLAAVLLVLVTATFVLLKQAEKHMKKTGNMVMY; from the coding sequence ATGAAACAGCTAGGCAGCCTGCTTTTGGCCGAAATCATCAAGGAGCACCGCCATTCGTTTCACAGCAAAATGATCTACTTCTCGCTTTTGGTCTGGCCTGTCATCAATTTCGTGACTGCGTACTATTCGTTTGCCCCGTTTCGGATGGGAGCTGATTCCCCTCTAGCCCGGTTCATCAGTTACGAGCAGTTGCCCTTGTTCCTGCTGACTGGCTATTTAGGCTATATCTTTTATTGGTGCCTGGTGCAGTCGTCCTGGCAAATGAGCTTTGAACGGCAAGCAGGAACCATGGAAATGATCTTCATCAGCCCGGTCAACCGACTCGCTTTTCTGTATGGGCGTTCGCTTTCCTCGCTGATTGAAGGAGTCTGGCTGTTCTTTTGCTTTGCCCTGTTAGCCTTGTATTTTGTCGATGGCATTCAGCTAAGCGGCTGGTGGGCGCCTCCGCTCGCCTTCCTCATTTTGCTGGTATCAGCCATCGTCTGGGGCGGCTTTCTCTGTGTGCTCTTCCTGTTTTCACGCGATTCGAGCTTTCTGTACACCGTTCTGGATGAGCCGATGCTGATCTTTTCCGGTGTCCGTCTGCCCCCGATGGCCTTTCCGGTTTGGGCCAAGGTCATTTCCTTTTGCTTTCCCCTGACCTACGCGCTCCAGCTCATTCGCGAGCTGCTGATGGAGGGAGCGTCGTTACAAACAATGCTCCCAAGTATGGGACTTCTCGCGGCTGTTTTGCTGGTGCTCGTGACTGCGACCTTTGTGTTGTTGAAGCAAGCGGAGAAGCATATGAAAAAGACCGGGAACATGGTGATGTATTAA
- a CDS encoding M24 family metallopeptidase, whose translation MNQSLEKRHQALRGAETKAEFLFTTIEEKGIIRGGVTEKDINKEIYELAFQLFGIKKYWHKRIVRAGSNTLFPYRENPPNLTVAPEDIVFLDFGPIFEDWEADLGRTYVLGNDPVKQKLRDDIEKAWDEGKAYFLSKPDITSSELFFYMCELAKAYGWEYGGPHAGHLIGEFPHEKIQGDDIVNYIHPDNHKPMSESDHNGHPRDWILEVHFIDREREIGGFVEKLLTVE comes from the coding sequence ATGAATCAATCATTGGAGAAGAGACATCAGGCACTGCGCGGAGCAGAGACCAAAGCTGAGTTTTTATTTACCACCATTGAAGAGAAGGGCATCATTCGCGGCGGTGTGACGGAAAAGGATATCAACAAAGAGATTTACGAGCTGGCCTTTCAATTGTTCGGGATCAAGAAATATTGGCATAAGCGAATTGTGCGAGCGGGAAGTAACACGCTGTTTCCGTACCGAGAAAATCCACCGAACTTGACTGTCGCTCCCGAAGATATTGTCTTTCTCGATTTCGGGCCCATTTTTGAGGACTGGGAAGCCGATCTCGGGCGGACGTATGTGCTTGGAAATGATCCGGTAAAACAAAAGCTGCGCGACGATATTGAAAAAGCGTGGGACGAGGGCAAGGCTTACTTTTTGTCCAAGCCGGATATTACGAGCAGCGAGCTGTTTTTCTACATGTGTGAGCTCGCCAAAGCATACGGCTGGGAGTACGGTGGACCGCACGCGGGACATCTCATCGGCGAATTCCCGCATGAAAAAATTCAGGGGGACGATATCGTGAACTATATTCACCCTGACAATCACAAGCCAATGAGTGAGTCGGATCATAACGGACACCCGCGTGATTGGATCTTGGAGGTTCATTTTATTGATCGGGAACGAGAAATTGGGGGATTTGTGGAGAAGCTGTTGACGGTGGAGTAG
- a CDS encoding HAD family hydrolase, whose protein sequence is MKFIFDLDGTICFKGRPISTNILDSLLALEQAGHTVGFASARPCRDMLPVLDERFSNHLLIGANGAMTHHQGSLQGCVPIPDRLAHEIISILDDYRAQYFIDDSWNYAHNCVSTHPFLSYVDPNRTASRVDVDQLNAVLKILILSCDRYEELLARIKELDVTLHYHSAEGILDLTYRGVNKWAALNRFDVAGEPFICFGNDMNDLPLFEKAHHSVLIGEYEPLLALAKEKIAMDDHVEQSIIAKLREFGSDN, encoded by the coding sequence ATGAAATTCATTTTTGATCTGGACGGGACGATCTGCTTCAAGGGTCGGCCGATCTCAACGAACATTTTGGATAGCCTGCTTGCACTCGAACAAGCGGGACATACCGTAGGTTTCGCCTCCGCAAGACCGTGTCGCGACATGCTGCCCGTCCTAGATGAGCGATTTTCCAACCATCTCCTCATTGGCGCGAATGGGGCGATGACACATCACCAAGGTAGCTTGCAGGGCTGCGTGCCGATCCCGGATCGTTTGGCACATGAAATCATCAGCATTCTCGATGATTATCGGGCGCAGTATTTCATCGATGACTCGTGGAATTACGCACATAATTGTGTGTCGACACACCCTTTTTTGAGCTATGTCGATCCCAATCGGACAGCAAGCCGCGTAGACGTGGATCAACTGAATGCCGTGCTGAAAATCCTGATTTTATCGTGTGACCGTTATGAAGAATTGCTGGCGAGAATCAAGGAACTCGACGTTACGCTACATTATCATTCGGCAGAAGGCATTCTCGACCTCACGTATCGGGGAGTGAATAAATGGGCTGCCCTGAATCGGTTCGATGTGGCAGGGGAGCCGTTCATCTGCTTTGGTAATGACATGAATGATTTGCCGCTGTTTGAAAAAGCGCATCATTCGGTATTAATTGGCGAGTATGAACCGCTGCTTGCATTAGCGAAGGAAAAAATCGCTATGGATGATCATGTGGAGCAATCTATTATCGCAAAATTGCGAGAGTTTGGCTCGGACAACTGA
- a CDS encoding PLP-dependent aminotransferase family protein, translating to MRELSAIRFTEGEPLFIQIYHYIKDEILRNQITHEEFLPSIRSCAQSLAVSKNTVEVAYQLLVSEGYISSISKKGYQVTYKAGPPSGQYAAEREDSRILPIRYDFRYGNIELGVFPFHPWNKLRNKLISYHQRTYMVEGLAQGEYVLRKELSKLLHETRGVLATPEQIIIGATPQQLVSIVVQLLDREKHVIGVENPGYDGARNTFLNGGYHVHGISLEADGVSIEELRKSGASIMYVSPSQQFINKMTMSLEKRNELNLWAQSLPHSYLVEDDYEWEFKYQESYIPSIQSLSPQKVVYMGRLSKALLPLVNVSYVVLPYELLSRFHQRVPEYDQPVSRLDQLTLAAYLSDGYWHRHLQHMRKNYVEKREVFLQAVARYMDGRVEIEGKDTGLHVFLTVKSQCTEAELMERAYQKGVKVYGTARYWLHDTREHPTVLLGYGALTPDDIQEGIRLLASAWFE from the coding sequence TTGCGAGAGCTTTCTGCCATTCGTTTTACAGAGGGAGAACCACTATTCATCCAAATCTATCACTATATCAAAGACGAAATATTGCGTAACCAAATCACGCATGAAGAATTTCTCCCCTCGATCAGAAGCTGTGCGCAATCGCTTGCTGTCAGCAAAAACACGGTAGAAGTTGCCTATCAGCTATTGGTATCGGAAGGGTACATCAGCAGCATTTCGAAAAAAGGATATCAGGTGACGTACAAAGCAGGACCTCCTTCCGGGCAGTACGCAGCGGAACGAGAAGACTCTCGTATACTGCCGATTCGCTATGACTTTCGCTATGGCAACATCGAGCTAGGGGTATTCCCTTTTCATCCGTGGAATAAGCTGCGCAACAAGCTCATTTCCTACCATCAGCGTACGTATATGGTGGAGGGTCTGGCTCAAGGCGAATACGTCTTGCGAAAAGAACTCTCGAAATTGCTGCATGAAACGAGAGGAGTCCTCGCCACACCGGAGCAGATCATTATTGGAGCCACCCCGCAACAGTTGGTGTCGATTGTCGTCCAGCTTCTGGACAGAGAGAAGCATGTGATTGGCGTAGAAAATCCGGGCTATGATGGTGCGAGAAATACGTTTCTCAACGGTGGCTACCATGTACATGGCATTTCCTTGGAGGCAGACGGTGTATCCATCGAAGAGCTGAGGAAAAGCGGGGCAAGCATCATGTACGTGAGTCCTTCCCAGCAATTCATCAACAAAATGACGATGTCTTTGGAGAAAAGAAACGAATTGAACCTGTGGGCGCAATCTTTGCCGCATTCTTATTTGGTGGAGGATGACTACGAATGGGAGTTCAAATATCAAGAGAGCTACATCCCTTCGATCCAGAGTCTGTCTCCCCAAAAGGTTGTTTACATGGGGAGGCTCTCCAAAGCATTGCTGCCGCTCGTAAACGTCAGCTACGTCGTCCTTCCTTACGAGTTGTTATCGCGATTTCACCAGCGCGTGCCTGAATACGATCAGCCTGTTTCTCGCTTGGACCAGTTGACGCTAGCGGCGTATTTGTCTGATGGCTATTGGCATAGGCATTTGCAGCACATGCGAAAAAACTACGTGGAAAAGCGAGAGGTGTTTCTTCAGGCAGTCGCTCGTTACATGGACGGGCGTGTGGAAATAGAAGGGAAGGATACGGGGCTACATGTATTTTTGACTGTAAAAAGTCAGTGTACGGAAGCGGAACTCATGGAGCGTGCCTATCAAAAAGGCGTAAAAGTCTACGGAACTGCTCGATACTGGCTGCATGATACAAGGGAGCATCCGACGGTATTGCTAGGATACGGAGCATTGACTCCCGACGATATTCAGGAGGGCATTCGCTTGTTGGCTAGTGCTTGGTTCGAGTAA
- a CDS encoding NADH:flavin oxidoreductase/NADH oxidase gives MALLSTPFQFKGLSLKNRIVMPPMCQYSVDAHDGTPTDWHFVHYVSRAVGGTGLIIVEMTDVEPDGRISNGDLGLWSDEQIPAYARIVSEVHKYGAKIGIQIAHAGRKAEDAEVPVSASAIAFPGARYKTPRALTTEEVKQMVVKFQDSARRAVEAGFDTIEIHGAHGYLVHQFHSPLTNQRDDEYGRDKALFGVEIIQAIKEVMPADMPLIMRVSAIEYVDGGYGLDYSTELCRRYKEAGVDIFHLSSGGEGPIGSAGRPGVHPGYQVPLARAIKQALNVPVIAVGNLDDPKVAEASIGNGDTDLVAVGRGMLRDPYWALHAIHELSADELQPPKQYSRAF, from the coding sequence ATGGCGTTGTTGTCTACCCCGTTTCAGTTCAAAGGACTTAGCTTGAAAAATCGGATTGTCATGCCGCCGATGTGCCAATACTCTGTGGATGCACACGATGGAACACCAACGGACTGGCATTTTGTTCATTACGTTTCTCGTGCAGTAGGCGGAACAGGTCTGATCATCGTGGAAATGACCGATGTTGAGCCTGATGGCAGAATTTCCAACGGCGATTTGGGCTTGTGGTCTGACGAGCAGATTCCGGCGTATGCGCGGATCGTCTCCGAGGTTCATAAGTATGGGGCCAAAATTGGCATACAGATTGCTCATGCGGGCCGCAAAGCGGAAGACGCAGAAGTGCCTGTATCGGCGTCCGCGATTGCTTTCCCAGGGGCGCGCTACAAAACGCCACGGGCGTTGACGACAGAAGAAGTCAAGCAAATGGTCGTCAAGTTCCAGGACTCAGCGAGACGTGCGGTGGAAGCCGGGTTTGACACCATTGAAATCCACGGTGCGCACGGATACTTGGTTCACCAGTTCCACTCCCCTTTGACAAATCAGCGAGATGATGAGTACGGGCGGGATAAGGCGCTGTTTGGCGTGGAAATTATTCAGGCGATCAAAGAGGTCATGCCAGCTGACATGCCGCTGATCATGCGCGTCTCAGCCATAGAGTACGTAGATGGTGGATATGGGCTGGATTACAGCACGGAGCTATGCCGCCGTTACAAGGAAGCAGGCGTGGATATTTTCCATCTATCCAGCGGCGGGGAAGGACCAATTGGTTCAGCAGGTCGTCCAGGTGTTCATCCTGGCTATCAAGTACCATTGGCACGTGCAATTAAGCAGGCATTGAATGTCCCAGTCATTGCAGTCGGCAACCTCGATGATCCAAAAGTGGCGGAAGCATCAATTGGCAATGGCGATACGGATTTGGTAGCAGTCGGACGCGGCATGCTACGTGATCCTTATTGGGCACTGCATGCGATTCATGAGTTGTCTGCGGATGAGTTGCAGCCACCAAAGCAATATTCGAGAGCGTTTTAA
- a CDS encoding citrate synthase/methylcitrate synthase encodes MTKQHPLAIGLDGIAVAETDLSLVDGINGLLVYRGHWARDLAIHHTFEEVAHLLWFGHLPSEQELNVLKDKFKANRELPEHVKGILKLIPADVDMMSVLRTGVSALGSSSHGFPPTIDEVIALAAKMPTIVAYRFACLEGREPLAPNPELDHTANYLYMLKGEKPKAAHVRALDAYLILTQEHGMNASTFSGRVVSSTESDLISSITAAIGTLKGPLHGGAPSEVTEMIEAIGTKENAEPWLRNKLENGGRLMGFGHRVYKTIDPRATALRVVASELSSNDPWFDLATHVEKVGLQLLEEYKPGRKLNTNVEFFAAAVMRAVGLDDNLFTPTFAVSRVVGWSAHILEQAGNNRIIRPQSNYIGTMPE; translated from the coding sequence ATGACAAAACAACATCCTTTGGCTATCGGCTTGGATGGTATCGCCGTAGCAGAAACAGACCTTAGTTTGGTGGATGGAATTAATGGACTGCTGGTGTACCGCGGTCATTGGGCGCGTGATTTGGCTATTCACCATACATTCGAGGAAGTGGCACACCTGCTCTGGTTCGGACATTTGCCTAGCGAGCAGGAGTTGAATGTTTTAAAAGATAAGTTCAAAGCAAACCGTGAGCTGCCGGAGCACGTAAAGGGAATCCTGAAGCTGATCCCAGCAGATGTAGATATGATGAGTGTACTGCGTACAGGTGTTTCGGCCCTGGGCAGTTCCTCGCACGGCTTCCCGCCAACCATCGATGAGGTGATTGCGCTGGCTGCCAAGATGCCGACAATCGTTGCGTATCGCTTCGCTTGTCTGGAGGGCCGCGAGCCGCTGGCACCGAATCCGGAGCTGGATCATACAGCGAACTATCTGTATATGCTCAAGGGTGAAAAGCCGAAAGCGGCACATGTACGTGCACTGGATGCGTACCTGATTTTGACACAGGAGCATGGCATGAATGCATCCACATTCTCCGGTCGTGTCGTCAGTTCGACCGAATCCGATCTGATTTCTTCCATTACGGCTGCAATCGGAACCCTGAAAGGGCCTTTGCACGGCGGAGCACCATCTGAAGTGACGGAGATGATCGAGGCTATCGGCACGAAGGAAAACGCAGAGCCGTGGCTGCGCAACAAGCTGGAGAACGGCGGACGCTTGATGGGATTCGGACACCGCGTCTATAAAACAATTGATCCGCGTGCAACTGCTCTGCGCGTAGTTGCATCCGAGCTGTCGTCCAACGATCCGTGGTTCGATCTGGCGACACACGTAGAAAAAGTAGGCTTGCAGCTGCTGGAAGAGTATAAACCAGGCCGCAAGCTGAATACAAACGTAGAGTTTTTTGCCGCAGCTGTCATGCGCGCAGTGGGCTTGGACGACAATTTGTTTACACCAACATTTGCTGTGAGCCGTGTAGTCGGTTGGAGTGCGCACATTCTGGAGCAGGCAGGCAATAATCGCATTATTCGCCCGCAATCCAATTACATTGGCACGATGCCAGAATAA
- a CDS encoding DUF418 domain-containing protein: MQAEPITQKDRIYSIDIVRGLALFGILLVNLPGFIMYSEDVPMPIEAGIDAWLRLCYDLFIQTKFFGIFSFLFGLGFYIFMSRAEQRGQKVFRLFSRRLLAMFFIGVIHVILWFGDILTVYALLGFLLMPFYRRKSSTILAWAASLGGVYMLTQGVALVQTLNGQEVYPLVKSFQTTLIPIYVMFLFGLYAGKRGLIAQIREHKPLLKRIAATTLVISLPIAAGIVWASGVGFGSKLEHVNKILVDLSTLPMALCLIASLFLLLDREPARKVLQPFAYTGQMGLTTYLGQTVIMTILISLFDITAMPLSSWFLLALPIYAFQLLASWLWLKRFNRGPMEKLWRFLTYGRKKKAVPAPAN, from the coding sequence ATGCAGGCTGAACCTATCACACAGAAGGATCGGATTTATTCTATTGACATTGTAAGGGGATTGGCGTTGTTCGGGATTTTGCTGGTGAACTTGCCAGGCTTTATCATGTATTCGGAAGACGTTCCTATGCCAATAGAGGCAGGGATCGATGCATGGCTTCGCTTATGCTATGATCTATTCATTCAAACAAAATTTTTCGGGATTTTTTCGTTTCTGTTTGGCTTGGGTTTTTACATTTTCATGTCACGGGCTGAACAGCGTGGACAAAAAGTATTTCGTCTCTTCAGTAGGCGGTTACTCGCGATGTTTTTCATTGGTGTGATTCACGTCATTTTATGGTTTGGAGATATTTTGACGGTGTACGCATTGCTCGGCTTTTTACTGATGCCTTTTTATAGAAGAAAGTCTTCTACGATTCTAGCATGGGCAGCCAGTCTGGGAGGAGTGTACATGCTCACTCAAGGCGTGGCACTTGTACAGACGCTCAATGGTCAAGAAGTCTATCCGTTAGTAAAATCATTCCAGACGACACTGATCCCGATTTACGTGATGTTCCTGTTTGGTTTGTATGCGGGAAAACGCGGCTTGATTGCTCAAATTCGCGAGCATAAGCCGTTGTTGAAACGAATCGCTGCTACTACTCTTGTAATCAGTCTTCCAATCGCAGCAGGGATTGTGTGGGCCAGCGGTGTCGGCTTTGGTTCAAAGCTTGAACATGTGAATAAAATATTGGTTGATCTGAGTACGCTGCCTATGGCGCTGTGTTTGATAGCCAGCTTGTTTCTATTGCTGGATCGTGAACCGGCAAGGAAGGTTCTACAGCCATTTGCCTACACGGGACAAATGGGGTTAACGACTTATTTGGGTCAGACAGTCATCATGACCATTCTGATTTCTTTGTTCGATATTACAGCAATGCCGCTCTCTTCTTGGTTTTTGCTCGCGCTGCCAATCTATGCGTTTCAATTACTCGCAAGCTGGCTGTGGCTGAAGCGTTTTAATCGAGGTCCGATGGAAAAGCTGTGGCGCTTCCTTACGTACGGACGTAAAAAGAAGGCAGTTCCAGCTCCTGCTAACTGA
- a CDS encoding LysR family transcriptional regulator codes for MDFRVLQTFMVAATTENFHQTAEALFIAQPTVSQHIRQLEKELGIKLFERVGKRVRLTAAGKRYLPHAKGLLQQWHNSMEDLQAWRQGYREKLQLAVSPIIARARFSHLLHRYTKLYPDVDISIKIVDSVEIGPLVQNGQADLGLTRMVPGEFQLSTYLLYEDPVVFAVPHSGGDMEAPLPDWEQEVQSNRLLTHNHPGYWDELLLLLRQRGLSLRTMAVSQVDITKRFIEDGLGVSFLPRTAVDRELFENRFIELPTPGLVLPKVASYLLVPKAGISEPAQHFMEILHSLYPPMPLVQSGGRT; via the coding sequence ATGGATTTTCGCGTGCTGCAAACGTTTATGGTGGCGGCCACGACAGAAAATTTTCACCAGACAGCAGAAGCGTTGTTCATTGCGCAGCCTACTGTCAGCCAGCATATACGACAATTGGAAAAGGAATTGGGGATCAAGCTATTTGAACGGGTTGGCAAACGCGTTCGGTTAACAGCCGCGGGCAAACGCTACTTGCCACATGCAAAAGGACTTCTCCAACAGTGGCATAACAGTATGGAGGACTTGCAGGCTTGGAGACAGGGTTATCGGGAAAAGCTGCAACTGGCTGTTTCTCCGATTATTGCCCGTGCTCGTTTTTCTCATTTGCTGCACCGATACACCAAGCTCTATCCCGATGTAGATATCTCGATTAAAATTGTCGACTCCGTGGAAATTGGCCCGCTGGTTCAAAATGGACAAGCTGATCTGGGCTTAACCCGGATGGTGCCGGGAGAATTCCAGTTGTCTACTTATCTTTTGTACGAAGATCCTGTCGTTTTTGCAGTCCCTCACAGCGGCGGAGATATGGAGGCGCCCTTGCCTGATTGGGAGCAGGAGGTGCAATCGAACCGTTTGCTGACCCACAATCATCCGGGCTACTGGGATGAGTTGCTGTTGCTGTTGCGTCAGAGGGGACTTTCCTTGCGTACGATGGCTGTTTCGCAGGTAGACATTACAAAGCGGTTCATCGAGGATGGGTTGGGTGTTTCCTTTTTGCCTCGGACGGCTGTCGATCGGGAGTTGTTTGAAAATCGCTTTATTGAACTGCCCACACCTGGCCTTGTTTTGCCGAAGGTCGCTTCTTATTTGCTCGTACCCAAAGCAGGGATTAGCGAGCCAGCGCAGCATTTTATGGAAATCTTGCATTCCTTGTATCCACCGATGCCGCTTGTTCAGTCGGGTGGACGGACATAA
- a CDS encoding DUF6583 family protein, with the protein METATNVNPPRKSKKKVWLIAGAAAVVVLGGLGTAYAKYDLFKSAKTIYLQAEAESMMKFSNDASKAYGEYQDYMKPYMEKPVHSTTELSEIALDATIPDPQAQKILDMLGKAKFVMQSNIDEQKNQQTGNLEVHLQDKKLATLEYFLNDSVMGFKLPEFYSKYAYMDLKDRDALKEKMGGEELPKRIVSYSDLNEAINFNQDELKTVMTPYALLYADSIKDSQVSIKKDVSFSEEGLKVDAREITVTFNSQEGTALTKQIAEKAKADQKLFDLIYSRYHNVATLMLDSGYKVEEISKEEFKKNYEQAFDDIIKDTEDTDAKSTDQVRMVVLVDSDHQILSRKLLLDEKAQKDQLVYSSVSYDKGAETYYRYSLHNLSDQQNGEMSFTYRATKEKDKTKGKFSILLKETDQPILDLSTTFDTTKQDKKTTGKYDFALVAADEYSSNPVALTGNVTVNETKTDNGVDSDGTVKVNFSNPTPDMPKGFSFKLKSKAEFGKALEIPAMSADNSINFVKVTDQQMMEAQQEVMQNVDKFMSENAELVQQFMRP; encoded by the coding sequence ATGGAAACTGCAACAAACGTGAACCCACCGCGTAAAAGCAAGAAGAAAGTATGGCTAATCGCGGGGGCAGCGGCTGTCGTTGTGCTCGGTGGATTAGGTACCGCCTATGCCAAGTACGATTTGTTTAAGAGTGCAAAAACGATTTACCTGCAAGCGGAAGCGGAGAGCATGATGAAGTTCTCTAACGACGCATCCAAAGCTTATGGTGAATACCAAGACTACATGAAGCCGTACATGGAAAAACCAGTTCACTCCACCACTGAGTTGAGTGAAATTGCCCTAGATGCAACTATCCCAGACCCGCAAGCACAAAAAATACTCGACATGCTGGGCAAAGCGAAGTTCGTAATGCAAAGCAACATCGATGAACAGAAAAATCAACAGACGGGGAACCTGGAAGTTCACCTACAAGATAAAAAGCTGGCTACTCTTGAGTACTTCTTGAATGATTCTGTTATGGGCTTCAAGCTGCCGGAGTTTTACTCGAAATACGCTTATATGGATCTGAAAGATCGCGATGCCCTTAAGGAAAAGATGGGCGGCGAGGAACTACCGAAGCGAATCGTAAGCTATAGCGATTTAAATGAAGCGATCAATTTTAACCAAGATGAACTTAAAACGGTCATGACTCCGTATGCCTTGCTGTATGCTGACAGCATCAAAGACAGCCAGGTAAGCATCAAAAAAGACGTTTCTTTCTCTGAAGAAGGACTCAAGGTAGATGCACGAGAGATCACCGTTACTTTCAACTCTCAAGAAGGCACGGCTCTGACGAAACAAATTGCAGAGAAAGCAAAAGCAGACCAGAAGCTGTTTGACCTGATCTACAGCCGCTACCACAATGTGGCTACCCTGATGCTCGACAGCGGCTACAAAGTAGAAGAAATCAGCAAAGAAGAATTCAAGAAAAATTACGAGCAAGCCTTCGATGACATCATCAAGGATACAGAAGATACAGACGCCAAATCAACTGATCAAGTGAGAATGGTCGTACTCGTGGATAGCGATCATCAAATCTTGTCCCGCAAGCTCTTGCTCGATGAGAAAGCGCAAAAAGATCAATTGGTCTACAGCAGTGTTTCCTACGATAAAGGTGCAGAAACGTACTACCGTTACTCCCTGCACAATCTGTCTGATCAGCAAAATGGCGAAATGTCTTTCACCTACAGAGCGACAAAAGAAAAAGACAAGACAAAGGGCAAGTTCAGCATCCTGTTGAAAGAAACCGACCAGCCAATTCTGGACCTCTCGACTACTTTCGATACAACCAAGCAAGACAAGAAAACAACCGGAAAGTATGACTTTGCACTCGTAGCGGCAGACGAATATTCCTCCAACCCTGTTGCTCTGACCGGTAATGTTACCGTGAACGAGACGAAGACCGACAATGGTGTAGATTCTGACGGCACGGTAAAAGTGAACTTCTCAAATCCTACTCCAGATATGCCAAAAGGCTTTAGCTTCAAGCTGAAGTCCAAAGCAGAATTCGGCAAAGCACTGGAAATCCCAGCTATGTCTGCTGACAACTCCATCAATTTCGTTAAAGTGACTGACCAACAAATGATGGAAGCGCAACAAGAAGTCATGCAAAACGTGGATAAATTCATGTCTGAAAACGCTGAGCTTGTGCAACAGTTCATGAGGCCTTAA
- a CDS encoding DUF4309 domain-containing protein, translating into MVQLKRWLISAIVLPVFLIVIGCQSSTTVSPPNGVKETQSPEKKTAEEFMELAAQGKLKGIEAGIGATKKEIIKMYGNPKSIGNSERGLNLFYEGFSFEFQEYLDSLDQLKDEDKVLGIIADAKILGINATPAQLKVNYGSPSTEAYDDAHGTGWQMDYLAGERYLSFFAETNESAINTVYLR; encoded by the coding sequence ATGGTTCAGCTAAAAAGATGGTTGATATCAGCTATCGTTCTGCCTGTTTTCCTTATTGTAATTGGATGTCAGTCATCAACAACTGTTTCTCCGCCGAATGGGGTCAAGGAAACACAGTCTCCTGAAAAAAAGACAGCAGAAGAGTTTATGGAACTTGCAGCACAAGGGAAATTAAAGGGGATAGAGGCGGGAATTGGGGCTACCAAAAAAGAGATCATCAAGATGTATGGCAACCCTAAAAGTATAGGAAACTCTGAAAGGGGCTTAAATCTGTTTTATGAAGGATTTAGCTTTGAATTTCAGGAATACTTGGACTCCCTTGATCAACTCAAGGATGAGGATAAGGTACTCGGGATCATTGCGGACGCAAAAATATTAGGGATAAACGCAACCCCTGCTCAACTAAAAGTAAACTATGGTTCACCTTCAACTGAAGCATATGATGATGCACATGGAACAGGGTGGCAGATGGATTATTTAGCAGGAGAACGATATTTATCATTTTTCGCAGAGACAAATGAAAGTGCGATTAATACTGTATATCTAAGGTAA
- a CDS encoding metal-dependent hydrolase, translating into MTWKTHMVLGAIAGYCAYPSWKGSVIGATMALVPDIDQANSKLGNLMGPVSKMLQKGFGHRTVTHSWVILFLPFLLFSDSPAAMAALWGILSHLISDMLVGRIQLLWPLRVGWFGIPVSKSMYRTVDRIVFYVAIVYIVIKGYQ; encoded by the coding sequence ATGACATGGAAAACACATATGGTACTCGGTGCCATTGCAGGCTACTGTGCCTATCCTTCGTGGAAGGGCAGTGTCATTGGTGCAACGATGGCACTTGTACCCGATATCGATCAAGCAAATAGCAAGCTCGGAAACTTGATGGGACCTGTATCCAAAATGCTGCAAAAAGGATTCGGTCATCGTACAGTGACACACTCATGGGTAATATTGTTCCTTCCATTTCTGCTATTCAGTGATTCTCCGGCTGCCATGGCAGCGCTTTGGGGGATTTTGTCCCATCTGATTAGCGATATGCTGGTGGGACGCATTCAGTTATTGTGGCCGTTGCGGGTGGGATGGTTCGGCATTCCGGTGTCCAAGTCGATGTATCGGACTGTGGATCGAATCGTATTTTATGTAGCGATTGTATATATCGTGATCAAGGGTTATCAGTAA